One window of Psychrobacillus sp. FSL H8-0483 genomic DNA carries:
- a CDS encoding helix-turn-helix transcriptional regulator, giving the protein MAIIINIDVMLAKRKMSVTELSEKVGITMANLSILKNGKAKAIRLSTLDAICKALECQPGDVLEYKSDEDI; this is encoded by the coding sequence ATGGCAATTATTATCAATATTGATGTGATGTTGGCGAAAAGGAAAATGAGCGTAACAGAACTTTCTGAAAAGGTTGGAATCACGATGGCGAATCTTTCTATATTGAAAAATGGAAAGGCAAAAGCGATTCGATTATCAACTCTAGATGCGATTTGTAAGGCATTAGAATGTCAGCCTGGGGATGTTTTAGAATACAAAAGTGATGAAGACATTTAA
- a CDS encoding DUF2975 domain-containing protein: MKPETLFLKIAVVLMGFPVLALCIFLVPELGNIAAKLLPEFDLIKYLVSIVFDASAIPFYFALYQAFKLLRYIDKNKAFSQLSVNALRNIKFCAITISSLHVLLLPLFYLFAEKDDAPGVIFVGLIVPFASIVIAVFAAVLQMLLKNAIDIKSENDLTI, translated from the coding sequence ATGAAACCAGAAACACTATTTTTAAAGATAGCTGTTGTTCTTATGGGCTTTCCAGTTCTTGCTTTATGTATCTTTTTGGTACCTGAGTTAGGTAATATTGCAGCAAAATTGCTTCCAGAGTTTGATTTGATTAAATACCTCGTTTCTATTGTCTTTGATGCATCGGCGATTCCTTTTTACTTTGCTTTGTATCAGGCGTTTAAACTTTTACGCTATATTGACAAAAATAAAGCTTTCTCACAATTATCTGTAAATGCTTTGAGAAATATCAAATTCTGTGCCATCACAATCAGTAGTTTGCATGTGCTACTCTTGCCGCTCTTTTATCTCTTTGCGGAGAAAGACGATGCCCCAGGTGTCATCTTTGTTGGATTGATTGTTCCTTTTGCTTCAATAGTGATTGCAGTCTTTGCTGCTGTTCTTCAAATGCTATTAAAAAATGCCATCGATATAAAATCCGAAAATGATTTAACGATATGA
- a CDS encoding ATP-binding protein, whose amino-acid sequence MKNKSEIMEIIQQLDHHIADDFEAQDLDFKQWNFSAVEENVNKMIKYAVCMANGGGGSVVFGVADKMQGIDNVLIGIPFDVDIEELQKRIFENTDPHITPSFDEIFYKDHSIRLLVMNVLPETPPYTTTKGTATIRQGKECLPYMETNRII is encoded by the coding sequence ATGAAGAATAAAAGCGAAATCATGGAGATCATTCAGCAATTGGATCATCATATTGCAGATGATTTTGAGGCACAGGACCTAGACTTTAAACAATGGAATTTTAGTGCTGTGGAGGAAAACGTCAATAAAATGATTAAATACGCTGTTTGTATGGCAAATGGCGGCGGGGGCAGCGTTGTTTTCGGCGTGGCCGACAAAATGCAGGGAATAGACAATGTTTTAATAGGGATTCCATTTGATGTAGACATAGAAGAATTACAAAAAAGGATATTTGAAAATACGGATCCACACATAACCCCTTCATTTGATGAAATATTTTATAAAGATCATTCAATCCGGCTCTTGGTTATGAACGTTTTGCCGGAAACACCGCCTTATACAACAACGAAGGGTACAGCAACCATTAGGCAAGGAAAAGAGTGTCTGCCGTACATGGAGACGAATCGAATAATTTAA
- a CDS encoding MFS transporter yields the protein MHSTKLSKRHWLLISTLTLLTFVLGTSEFVIVGILTDISSSLHITNAKAGTLVSAFAITFAIATPLVMSSTSHFPKRKWMLFLIGTFIVLNALCVISTSYIMLLALRIMTAIVTGVLISLAMIVASETMPINKRGIAISFVFGGFTLANVVGVPIGVVIADSYGWNATFMLTTFLGGLAFLASFFVLPTRLSQIRSSIRDQFSLMTNPRILMAFFIPALGFGATYTVFTYLVPILKGMEVPNHSISLILFGYGFISIFSNILAGKIASHNAIGRLRFVFLVQAVVLTSLFWTTNHFILGLANLGLMSLMGILLTTSTQLYLIDLAGIYQPKATGLAASLMPVASNVGIAFGSALGGIVYHQGNLMNVTWVGGIVTVCASLLTFFSHRLDQKQKKSA from the coding sequence AAGCGAATTTGTTATTGTCGGAATCTTAACCGATATTTCCTCAAGCCTTCATATAACAAATGCAAAAGCAGGCACACTCGTTTCTGCGTTTGCAATTACGTTTGCCATCGCCACACCACTAGTGATGTCATCAACAAGTCATTTTCCAAAGCGAAAATGGATGTTGTTTTTGATAGGAACTTTCATCGTCCTGAATGCTTTGTGTGTAATCTCGACGAGCTACATCATGCTCCTTGCACTTCGGATTATGACAGCGATTGTAACAGGAGTATTAATCTCTCTAGCCATGATAGTTGCAAGTGAAACCATGCCGATTAATAAACGCGGAATTGCTATATCATTCGTTTTCGGTGGTTTCACACTTGCAAATGTCGTTGGAGTGCCAATTGGTGTTGTCATTGCCGATTCGTACGGCTGGAATGCCACTTTCATGTTAACTACTTTCCTAGGAGGATTGGCGTTTTTGGCATCCTTTTTCGTCTTGCCTACTAGACTCAGCCAAATACGCAGTTCGATACGGGATCAGTTTTCTTTAATGACCAATCCAAGAATTTTGATGGCTTTTTTCATTCCTGCTCTCGGATTTGGCGCAACTTATACTGTCTTTACGTACCTTGTTCCTATCTTGAAGGGAATGGAAGTACCAAATCATTCAATTAGTTTAATCTTATTTGGTTACGGATTTATCTCGATTTTCAGTAACATCCTCGCCGGAAAAATTGCGAGCCACAATGCAATCGGGCGACTTCGGTTTGTTTTTCTCGTGCAGGCTGTTGTTCTGACAAGTTTATTTTGGACGACAAATCATTTTATTTTAGGACTTGCTAACCTTGGCTTGATGTCGTTAATGGGCATCCTCTTAACAACATCTACTCAGCTTTATTTAATAGACCTTGCCGGAATTTATCAGCCAAAAGCAACAGGTCTTGCTGCTTCACTTATGCCAGTGGCAAGCAACGTAGGTATCGCTTTCGGTTCTGCATTAGGCGGAATTGTATACCATCAAGGGAATTTAATGAATGTAACATGGGTCGGTGGGATAGTTACAGTCTGCGCAAGTCTGCTAACTTTCTTTAGCCATCGTTTAGATCAAAAACAAAAGAAATCAGCATAA